One Mycolicibacter sp. MU0083 DNA window includes the following coding sequences:
- a CDS encoding carboxymuconolactone decarboxylase family protein, with the protein MDQDTYDRGRQIRTAVLGEAYVAQAAGGDDFTKPFQDLVTEYCWGAVWGREGLSRKTRSMLNLAMIATLNRPNELRTHVKGALTNGVTREEIREVLMQVAIYAGVPAAVDGFRIAREAFAEYEAQR; encoded by the coding sequence ATGGACCAAGACACCTATGACAGGGGCCGACAGATCCGCACCGCGGTGCTGGGGGAGGCCTACGTAGCGCAGGCGGCCGGCGGCGACGATTTCACCAAGCCGTTCCAGGACCTCGTCACCGAGTACTGCTGGGGTGCGGTCTGGGGACGAGAGGGCTTGTCGCGCAAGACCCGGAGCATGCTCAACCTCGCGATGATCGCGACCCTCAACCGGCCCAACGAACTGCGCACCCACGTCAAGGGCGCGCTCACCAACGGAGTCACGCGCGAGGAGATCCGTGAAGTCCTCATGCAGGTCGCGATCTATGCGGGCGTGCCGGCCGCGGTGGACGGTTTCCGGATCGCCCGCGAGGCGTTCGCCGAATACGAGGCGCAGCGGTGA